CCAGGTGATCCCCACTTTCGCCCGCAAGCCTTTGTTCGGCTACACCTCCATGGTGTACGCCACCAGCTCCATCGGCGTGCTGTCCTTCATGGTGTGGGCGCACCATATGTTCGTCACCGGCATGCCGGCAACGGCCCAGCTGTTCTTCATGTACGCCACCATGCTGATCGCGGTGCCGACCGGGGTCAAAGTGTTCAACTGGATCGCCACCATGTGGCAGGGCGCCATGAGTTTCGAGACGCCGATGCTGTTTTCCATCGGCTTCATTCTGCTGTTCACCATAGGCGGCTTGTCCGGCATCACGCTGAGCGTGGCGGCGGTGGATGTGCAGTTGCATGCCAGTTATTACGTCGTGGCCCACTTCCATTACGTGCTGGTGGCCGGCGCGCTGTTCAGCCTGTTTTCGGCCATCTATTACTGGTTTCCCAAGATGAGCGGCCGGATGTATCACGAGGGGCTGGGCAAGCTGCATTTCTGGTGGTCGATGATCTGGTTCAACGTCACCTTCTTCCCGATGCACTTCCTGGGTTTGGCCGGCATGCCGCGGCGGATTCCCGACTACGCGCTGCAATTCACCGACTTCAATCGCATCGCCAGCGTCGGCGCCTTCATGTTCGGGCTGGGGCAGCTGATTTTCCTCTACAACATCCTGCATTCGCTGCGCCATGGCGCCAAGGCGCCGCACAAGCCATGGGAGGGCGCCAATACGCTGGAATGGGAGCTACCGACGCCGGCGCCGTATCACAGTTTTGAACAGCCTCCCAAGGTGGAGGTGGCGGAGAACGGGGTGATCCTGTCCTGCCAGGATCATGGCTCCGCCCACCACGACCACCACTGAGCGCGCGGCGATGGAAAGTGTCCGCCCGCCGATGCGCCGCAATCAACGCCTGCTGCGCAAGCTGTTGGTCATCGCCGCGCTGATGTTCGGTTTTGCCTGGGCGATGATTCCGATGTACCGCATCATCTGCGAGCAGACCGGGCTCAACGATGTGGTGAAGGCGGACGAGCTGGACAAAAACGATCTGCAGGCCGCGGCTGGCGAGGTGAGCATGACTTTCGACTCGACGGTGCAGGCGGGCTTGCCCTGGGAGGTGAGGCCGCTGACTACGCATCTCAAGGTCAAGCCAGGCACCTTCGTCCAAGTGCAGTATCAAATCACCAATGCCAGCTCGCGCACGGTGGTGGGCCAGGCCCTGCCGCGCTACCTGCCGGGCGAGGCGGCGCGGTACGTGAAAAAGCTGGAGTGTTTCTGCTTTACGCAGCAGCGGTTCCGGCCGGGCGAGATGCGCACCTTCCCGGTGGTGTTCGTGGTGGACCGCAATCTGCCGTCCTCCATCGGCAGCATCACGCTGGCTTACACGGTATTCGACGTGCCGGGGCAGGGAGGGGCGGGATGAACTGGGTTCAGGGTGTTCGAGCCGTCTTGGGAGCCTTCATCGGCGTGCGCCGGGGCGAGTCCTCGCAAGCGGATCAAAAGATCAAGCCATGGCAGCTGGTGGCCACCGCCTTCGCGCTGGCTGGCTGCCTGATCGCGGCATTGCTGTTGTTGGTGTCCTGGGTGACAAGTTAAAAAGGCCTGCGGGGAGAACGATATGGCAACAATGGAAGAGCAGAATCGTTATTTCGTGCCGGCGCCGTCGCGCTGGCCCATGGTGGGCGCGCTGGCCTTGTTTTGCATCGGACTGGGCGCGGCCTTGGCTGTCAACGGCATGCTGTTCGGCAAGCTGTCGCTGGCGCTGGGCGCGGCTATCTTGGTGTATATGCTGATCGGCTGGTTCGGCGATGTGGTGCGGGAAAGCCGGGGCGGGTCCTATCTGGGATGGGAGGACATGTCTTTCCGCTGGGGGATGGGTTGGTTCATCTTTTCCGAAGTGATGTTCTTCGGCGCGTTCTTCGGCGCCTTGTTCTGGGTGCGGACCGTGTCGGTTCCTGAGCTGGGATCGATGGACTACAAGATGCTGTACCCGGATTTCGAAGCCTCATGGCCGCTCGCCACCGGTCCCGGCATCACCGAGGCGTATCGCGCGATGGAGGCCTGGGGGCTGCCGGCGATCAATACCATGATCCTGCTGACATCCGGCGCTACGGTCACCTGGGCGCATTGGGGGCTGCTGGCGGATAAGCGGGATCAGTTCAAGCTGGGTCTGCTGGTCACGGTCTTGCTTGGCTGCACGTTTTTATCATTGCAGGCGTATGAATACGGGCATGCATTCAGCCATTTGCATCTGACCTTGGCTTCAGGCGCTTATGGCATGACTTTCTTCATGCTGACCGGGTTTCACGGCCTGCATGTGTTATTGGGGTCCATCATTCTGTTTGTGGTATGGCTGCGCAGCCTGAGCGGGCATTTCGATGTGAAGCACCACTTCGCCTTCGAAGCCGCCAGCTGGTACTGGCACTTCGTCGACGTGGTGTGGCTGTTGCTGTTCGTTTTCGTGTACTGGCTATGAGGCGGCTCAGGCCTGATGCGGCCGCCACCAGCCAAACAAGGCGCCGAGCAGCAGCAGCAGAAACAGGCCGATCGACAGGCCGACGCGCAGCGTCAAGGAGCGCACCAGCCGTTGCGAGCCGTGCTCGGCTTTCATCAGGCCGGTCAGCCCCCAGAACAGGGCGAGGACGATACAGACAAGCGACAACAGGATGACGAGTTTCATGACCGTATCCTCCGATCAGGACCGCAAGGGCGGCCGCAGGTGGCAGTCGTTGTTATGGGGGCTGCTGCTGGCGATCAGCGTCATACCCTATCTATTGGCAGTATGGCAGTGGCAGCGGGGGCAAGACAAGGAGGCCTTGCTGCGCTCTTTGGCCAGTGCGATGAGCATCGCGCCTGTGCCGCTGGTATATCGAGAGGTCGAGCCGCCGCCGGAATTCACGCGGGTGCGCTTGACCCAGGCGGCACCCGCGGGACGCATCATTGAGTTGCGCAATAGCTTTCTGGCCGGCCAGAGCGGTCGGCGCATCCTGCAACCCTGGCGGCAGGGCGCCGATCAATCGCTGGTATTGGTCGACCTGGGATGGCTGGTGGACGGTGTGCCGGCGCCCGCATTTAGACCGGATCAACTTCAGCTGCAAGGCTACAGGATGCCGATGCCGCATCACTTTCTGTTGTCCGGCGCGACGAAAGGCTTTGAAGGACCGGTGGATGACGTGGACGAGGCCGCGCTGAAACGACGTTATCCG
The Chromobacterium sp. IIBBL 290-4 DNA segment above includes these coding regions:
- the ctaD gene encoding cytochrome c oxidase subunit I, whose translation is MAIAETTHAGGLPHGKPHGIMRWLMATNHKDIGTMYLWFSFTMFLSGGVLALCIRAELFSPGLRLFQPELFNQLTTLHGLIMVFGAIMPAFTGMANWMLPLMIGAPDMAFARMNNWSFWLLPPAALLLLMSFAVPGGAAAAGWTLYAPLSTQMGMGMDMTIFAIHILGISSIMGSINIIVTILNLRAPGMTLMRMPMFAWASLITAYLIIAVMPVLAGVVTMVLTDRHFGTHFFNAAGGGDPILYQHVFWFFGHPEVYIMALPAFGIVSQVIPTFARKPLFGYTSMVYATSSIGVLSFMVWAHHMFVTGMPATAQLFFMYATMLIAVPTGVKVFNWIATMWQGAMSFETPMLFSIGFILLFTIGGLSGITLSVAAVDVQLHASYYVVAHFHYVLVAGALFSLFSAIYYWFPKMSGRMYHEGLGKLHFWWSMIWFNVTFFPMHFLGLAGMPRRIPDYALQFTDFNRIASVGAFMFGLGQLIFLYNILHSLRHGAKAPHKPWEGANTLEWELPTPAPYHSFEQPPKVEVAENGVILSCQDHGSAHHDHH
- a CDS encoding cytochrome c oxidase assembly protein — its product is MAPPTTTTTERAAMESVRPPMRRNQRLLRKLLVIAALMFGFAWAMIPMYRIICEQTGLNDVVKADELDKNDLQAAAGEVSMTFDSTVQAGLPWEVRPLTTHLKVKPGTFVQVQYQITNASSRTVVGQALPRYLPGEAARYVKKLECFCFTQQRFRPGEMRTFPVVFVVDRNLPSSIGSITLAYTVFDVPGQGGAG
- a CDS encoding DUF2970 domain-containing protein; translation: MNWVQGVRAVLGAFIGVRRGESSQADQKIKPWQLVATAFALAGCLIAALLLLVSWVTS
- a CDS encoding cytochrome c oxidase subunit 3, whose amino-acid sequence is MATMEEQNRYFVPAPSRWPMVGALALFCIGLGAALAVNGMLFGKLSLALGAAILVYMLIGWFGDVVRESRGGSYLGWEDMSFRWGMGWFIFSEVMFFGAFFGALFWVRTVSVPELGSMDYKMLYPDFEASWPLATGPGITEAYRAMEAWGLPAINTMILLTSGATVTWAHWGLLADKRDQFKLGLLVTVLLGCTFLSLQAYEYGHAFSHLHLTLASGAYGMTFFMLTGFHGLHVLLGSIILFVVWLRSLSGHFDVKHHFAFEAASWYWHFVDVVWLLLFVFVYWL
- a CDS encoding DUF2909 family protein; this encodes MKLVILLSLVCIVLALFWGLTGLMKAEHGSQRLVRSLTLRVGLSIGLFLLLLLGALFGWWRPHQA
- a CDS encoding SURF1 family protein, with amino-acid sequence MTVSSDQDRKGGRRWQSLLWGLLLAISVIPYLLAVWQWQRGQDKEALLRSLASAMSIAPVPLVYREVEPPPEFTRVRLTQAAPAGRIIELRNSFLAGQSGRRILQPWRQGADQSLVLVDLGWLVDGVPAPAFRPDQLQLQGYRMPMPHHFLLSGATKGFEGPVDDVDEAALKRRYPGHWFQGLVVLETSHDPLVHWPVVPEFMPDRHYAYAIQWLLLGVCLSGLSWLLWRRRHEIH